A window of Methanosphaera sp. WGK6 contains these coding sequences:
- a CDS encoding AraC family transcriptional regulator, giving the protein MHDEIIEILEGMYLENLSRYVKIKEIPEGKELLINNFHLYTISLKFYDILPGLTIITDEKEIEERYPHEKDLLQFNNPDDLLVMSYITKGSCQMPVENNKFIFINGGNMNMYIKGNNPRAYEFIKHSTFTHLVFDKKVFNKNKNSTLEPYEEILNKLFELSKENQNLVFKANDEIIQVIEQMKLFDTYNKRSCKEYLKLKAFELILLLDNIEIKDIKDKQRTYSDAQIRVVRKIKNDLSRNIASYISLDSLAVSYGINLTTLKNCFRDMYEKPLYTWYREYKFHRAKELIQNTSYPISKIANMIGYKSSSKFAKAFKKEMGVLPSSYREKKR; this is encoded by the coding sequence ATGCATGATGAAATTATAGAAATTTTAGAAGGAATGTATCTTGAAAATCTCTCACGTTATGTGAAAATAAAAGAAATTCCTGAAGGAAAAGAACTTCTAATAAACAACTTCCATTTATATACAATTAGTCTTAAATTCTACGATATACTTCCCGGATTAACAATTATCACTGATGAAAAAGAAATTGAGGAAAGATATCCTCATGAAAAGGATTTACTTCAATTTAACAACCCTGATGACTTATTAGTCATGTCATATATTACAAAGGGAAGTTGTCAAATGCCTGTCGAAAATAATAAATTCATATTTATTAATGGTGGAAACATGAATATGTATATTAAAGGTAATAATCCTAGAGCATATGAATTCATAAAACATTCCACATTTACACATCTTGTATTTGATAAAAAAGTATTTAACAAAAATAAAAATTCTACTTTAGAACCCTATGAAGAAATACTAAATAAACTATTTGAACTAAGTAAAGAAAATCAAAATCTTGTTTTTAAAGCAAATGATGAAATAATACAAGTTATTGAACAAATGAAACTATTTGATACATATAATAAAAGATCATGTAAAGAATATTTAAAATTAAAGGCATTTGAACTAATATTACTACTAGATAATATTGAAATTAAAGATATAAAAGACAAACAAAGAACATATTCGGATGCTCAAATTAGAGTAGTTAGAAAAATAAAAAATGACCTATCACGAAATATTGCTAGTTATATCTCATTAGACTCACTAGCAGTTAGTTATGGAATTAATCTAACAACACTTAAAAATTGTTTTAGAGACATGTATGAAAAACCATTATATACATGGTACAGAGAATATAAATTCCACAGAGCAAAAGAACTCATCCAAAATACAAGTTATCCTATTTCAAAAATTGCCAATATGATTGGATATAAAAGTAGTAGTAAATTTGCAAAAGCATTTAAAAAAGAAATGGGTGTTTTAC